The genomic interval GCGGGTGGGTGGGGGCTGGGCGCGCCCGCGCGGCGGAACCGCATATCGACACAGTCCCGCGCCTCTGAGGGGGTTGCTCTGAACCGGCGCCAAGTGGTCGCCGTTCGCTGCTAGTTCTCGCGGGGTGTCAAACCGTTCAGCAAGTGGTGGATCAGGGCGGGGATGTCGGCTACCGCTGCCTCTGGGGTGAGGGTGCCCTGGGCTGCGAAGGAGGCTGTGCCGTGGAGGGCGGCGCCGATGACCAGGGCGATGGTCCAGGGGGTGCCGGGGATCATCTCGCCGCGTTCCTGGGCGTCGATGACGATCTGTACGAACTGGTTGGTCGTGCCGTCCACCGCCGCACGGAGCTGCTCGGAGATGTCCGCGTCGTGCTTGCGGGAGTACATGACCTCCACCAACTCGGCGTTCGAGACCGCGAAGTGGACGTAGGTCCTGGCCAGTTCGGTGAGGCGGGCTTCGAGGGGGAGGTCGGGGCTGTCCGCGGCGGTCAGGTCTCTCGCCATGCGCTCGAAGCCGGTCAGGGCCAAGGCGTCCACCAGGGCCTGCTTGTCCTTGAAGTGGCGGCCGGGGGCCGCGTGGCTCACGCCGACGTCGCGGGCCAGTTCGCGCAGGGACAGTGCGGCCACCCCCTTCTCCAGCAGGGTGCGCTCCGCGCTCGCGAGCAGGGCGGAGCGCAGGTCTCCGTGGTGATAGGGGCGTACAGGCATACGAAGCATCGTATCCCGATGTTGTCGATGCCGACATTGTTGTCACCGTCACCATTGTTGTCATTGACAGCATTGTTGGCGTTGCCTACATTGGGAGGCATGGACAACACGGACAGGACCATCGGCAGCAGCAAGGGCAAGAGCAAGGTCAAGTGGGGTGTCGGGCGGATTCCTGATCTCTCCGGGCGTACCGCCGTCGTCACCGGGGCCAACAGCGGGATCGGGTTCGCGGCCGCCGCCGAGCTGGCCCGTGCGGGCGCGCACGTCGTGTTCGCCGTGCGGGACCTTGAGCGGGGGCGGGCCGCGGCGGCCAAGGTGAGCGGGAGCACGGAGGTGCGGCGGCTGGATCTCGCGGATCTGGCGTCCGTGCGGGAGTTCGCCGAGGGCTGGGACCGGCCGCTCGACCTGCTCGTCAACAACGCCGGCGTGATGATGCTCCCCGAGCGGCGGACGCGCGACGGCTTCGAGATGCAGCTCGGCACGAACCACCTGGGCCACTTCGCCCTCACGAACCTGCTGCTGCCGCACATCACCGACCGGGTGGTGACCGTCTCCTCCGGCGCGCACCGGATGGGCGACGGCATCATCCACTTCGAGAACCTGAACCTGGACGGGATCTACAGCCCGCAGCGCGCGTACTCCCAGTCCAAGCTCGCCAACCTGCTCTTCACGCTCGAACTCCAGCGCAGGCTCACGGAGTCGGGCTCACGCGTCCGCTCCCTCGCGGCCCACCCGGGCTGGGCGGCGACCAACCTCCAGAGCCATACGGCGAACCCGGTCTCGCGCGTCCTCATGGCCGCGGGCAACAAGGTCCTCGCCCAGGACGACAAGGGCGGCGCCCTGCCGACGCTCTTCGTGGCGACCCAGGATCTTCCGGGCGCGAGTTTCGCCGGCCCGAGCGGGCCGATGGAGATGCGCGGGGCGCCGACGCTGGTGGGGCGGAGCCCGGCGGCGAGTGACGTGGAGGCGGCGGAGCGGTTGTGGGAGGCGTCGGAGGGGCTTACGGGAGTGGTGTTCCCGCTGGTGAGTGCCGCGCGCTAACTCCAGGTGCGCGCACGGGTGTTGAAGACCTCGGGGTCGCTGTGCACCGGCAGGACGCAGAGCAGGTGGCCGCCGGGGGCGCGCAGCACTCGGCACTCCAGCCAGCGGGCGGTCTCGGTCGCGCCGAGGGTGAGCAGGCGGGCCGTTTCCGCCTCCACGTCGTCGGTCTCGATGTCGATGTGGAAGCGCGGGTCGGGGTCGTCGATGGCCTGAATCGCCGTGACCAGGCCGGGAATTGCCTCGTGGAGCGTTGTGAACTGCTCCTCTCCGGGGACCGGTTCCGCCGGGGTGCCGAGTGCCGCCGACCAGAAGGCCGCCGCGGCGGCGGCCTCCGGGCCCGGGGTGTCGATCAGGAGGGCGTAGACGCGGCTTCTATGCATCCGGAGTCCCCGGAGTCCCCGGAGTCCCCGGAGTCCCCGGAGTATTCGGTGCATCCGGCCCGAGTTCCTTGATTTCCGGGGGTGTTGGGTCCGTCGTGTCCTCCACGCCCTCCACTCCCTCCACGAAGTGGTCGAACTCGCCTGCCTGTACGCCGAGTACGAAGGCGTCCCACTTGCGGCGGTTGGTGGTGACGACGTTCTCCGGGTCGCTGGTCTCGCGGATGTAGACCGGGGCCTCGCCGTCGTCGCCCGGGCCGAAGGCGAGCTCGATCCAGGGGCCGGGGCCCGTCGCGTCCGGCGGGGCGGCTCGTTCCCAGGTGAGGTCGGGGGGGATGTCAGACACGGGGGGTTTCCTTCGTCGGGTGCCGGGGAGACGACGAGTATCGCGCAGGAGAGGCGGGAGGGACGGACGGACAGTACG from Streptomyces sp. NBC_01288 carries:
- a CDS encoding TetR/AcrR family transcriptional regulator translates to MPVRPYHHGDLRSALLASAERTLLEKGVAALSLRELARDVGVSHAAPGRHFKDKQALVDALALTGFERMARDLTAADSPDLPLEARLTELARTYVHFAVSNAELVEVMYSRKHDADISEQLRAAVDGTTNQFVQIVIDAQERGEMIPGTPWTIALVIGAALHGTASFAAQGTLTPEAAVADIPALIHHLLNGLTPREN
- a CDS encoding DUF397 domain-containing protein, whose amino-acid sequence is MSDIPPDLTWERAAPPDATGPGPWIELAFGPGDDGEAPVYIRETSDPENVVTTNRRKWDAFVLGVQAGEFDHFVEGVEGVEDTTDPTPPEIKELGPDAPNTPGTPGTPGTPGTPDA
- a CDS encoding VOC family protein — protein: MHRSRVYALLIDTPGPEAAAAAAFWSAALGTPAEPVPGEEQFTTLHEAIPGLVTAIQAIDDPDPRFHIDIETDDVEAETARLLTLGATETARWLECRVLRAPGGHLLCVLPVHSDPEVFNTRARTWS
- a CDS encoding oxidoreductase, translated to MDNTDRTIGSSKGKSKVKWGVGRIPDLSGRTAVVTGANSGIGFAAAAELARAGAHVVFAVRDLERGRAAAAKVSGSTEVRRLDLADLASVREFAEGWDRPLDLLVNNAGVMMLPERRTRDGFEMQLGTNHLGHFALTNLLLPHITDRVVTVSSGAHRMGDGIIHFENLNLDGIYSPQRAYSQSKLANLLFTLELQRRLTESGSRVRSLAAHPGWAATNLQSHTANPVSRVLMAAGNKVLAQDDKGGALPTLFVATQDLPGASFAGPSGPMEMRGAPTLVGRSPAASDVEAAERLWEASEGLTGVVFPLVSAAR